CCATCAAATTTTTTCTTATCCTTTTCCTCCCCGCATACCAATAGCATACACTCTTTTATTTTCAAAGGCCTTTGACCTACAATGAAAGAATACAATTTATCAATAACAGCTTTTATTTGTGTAGGAAATGTGTACCAGTAAAGTGGCGTTGCAAACACGATTAAGTCAGCTTTTTCCAATAAGGGCACCAGTTCATCAAAATCATCTTTAAATGAACAGGCCACGCCCTTGCTAAAACAAGTATCACAGGCTTTACATCCGATGATATTTTTTTGA
This window of the Clostridium kluyveri DSM 555 genome carries:
- a CDS encoding flavodoxin family protein → MKKNVLVLTGSPRNGGNSDLMADDFIEGAIEAGHQVVKFETAQKNIIGCKACDTCFSKGVACSFKDDFDELVPLLEKADLIVFATPLYWYTFPTQIKAVIDKLYSFIVGQRPLKIKECMLLVCGEEKDKKKFDGIIKSYEFIAINREWNDVGKLIVPGVIDKGDIKNTDALKKAKELGIRI